Proteins from one Microtus pennsylvanicus isolate mMicPen1 chromosome 7, mMicPen1.hap1, whole genome shotgun sequence genomic window:
- the Inka2 gene encoding PAK4-inhibitor INKA2, giving the protein MRKGSRDMDCYLRRLKQELMSMKEVGDGLQDQMNCMMGALQELKLLQVQTALEQLEISGGAPAFSCSESSQKQPECPRWQGRESPARSVACPSSSQPSFDSSPKFPRQRTVCEEDLAVLPKTQLPEHESGTQRGLEWVEPDDWTSTLMSRGRNRQPLVLGDNVFADLVGNWLDLPELEKGGEKSETGDPSEPKGEKSQSRELGRKFALTANIFRKFLRSVRPDRDRLLKEKPGWMTPMVSEARAGRSQKVKKRSLSKGSGRFPFSSTGESRHIETPATSSPKALEPSRGGFDINTAVWV; this is encoded by the coding sequence ATGTCCATGAAAGAGGTGGGGGATGGCTTACAGGATCAGATGAACTGCATGATGGGCGCGCTCCAAGAACTGAAGCTCCTCCAGGTGCAGACAGCATTGGAACAGCTGGAGATATCTGGAGGCGCGCCGGCCTTCAGCTGCTCCGAGAGCTCACAGAAACAGCCCGAGTGCCCTCGCTGGCAGGGTAGGGAAAGTCCTGCCAGATCTGTGGCCTGTCCTTCCTCCAGCCAGCCTTCTTTTGACAGCAGCCCCAAGTTTCCACGCCAAAGGACTGTCTGTGAGGAGGATCTTGCGGTCCTTCCCAAGACACAGCTGCCTGAGCACGAAAGCGGTACTCAGCGGGGGCTGGAGTGGGTGGAACCAGATGACTGGACCTCTACGTTGATGTCGCGGGGCAGAAATCGGCAGCCTCTGGTATTAGGGGACAATGTTTTTGCAGACCTGGTGGGCAACTGGCTAGACTTACCAGAACTGGAAAAGGGCGGGGAGAAGAGTGAAACTGGGGACCCCAGTGAGCCCAAAGGAGAAAAAAGCCAGTCCCGGGAACTGGGTCGCAAGTTTGCCCTCACAGCTAACATTTTTAGGAAGTTCTTGCGCAGCGTGCGGCCTGACAGAGACAGGCTGCTCAAGGAGAAGCCAGGCTGGATGACACCCATGGTCTCAGAAGCACGAGCAGGGCGCTCGCAGAAAGTCAAGAAGAGGAGCCTTTCCAAGGGTTCCGGGCGGTTCCCATTCTCAAGCACGGGAGAGTCCAGACACATTGAAACCCCTGCCACAAGCAGCCCCAAGGCCTTAGAGCCCTCCCGTGGGGGCTTTGACATTAACACAGCTGTCTGGGTCTGA